The following are encoded in a window of Candidatus Fluviicola riflensis genomic DNA:
- a CDS encoding peptidase M28: MKYFLLIPLISFSTILWSQSDTNSIKAHMTVLTQTAVHRNYENIEQLNEIADYLHAEFSKYADTVYFQSYFIGKREYKNVIASFGTKHDERVIVGAHYDVCGEQEGADDNASGTVGLLELARQLDTITTSQRIDLVAYTLEEPPFFRSEYMGSYIHAQSLVKDSVNVKGMICLEMIGYFADERKTQDYPLGILKLFYGSRGNYITLVNQFGPGKFARKFTKRFKHKSAVKAKQFKGPKSLPGIDFSDHLNYWQIGISALMITDTAFYRNKEYHQKGDTMDRLDYARMAQVIDGVFVVLTDN, translated from the coding sequence ATGAAGTATTTCCTCCTAATTCCCCTGATCAGTTTTTCAACGATCTTATGGTCGCAATCAGACACCAATAGCATCAAAGCGCACATGACAGTTTTGACGCAGACTGCTGTTCATCGCAATTACGAAAACATTGAACAACTCAACGAAATAGCTGATTATCTGCATGCCGAATTCTCGAAATACGCCGATACGGTTTATTTTCAATCTTATTTTATCGGTAAACGCGAATACAAAAACGTGATCGCTTCTTTCGGTACAAAACACGATGAACGGGTTATTGTAGGTGCGCATTACGACGTTTGTGGCGAACAGGAAGGCGCCGATGACAATGCCAGCGGTACGGTTGGTTTACTGGAACTGGCGCGGCAACTCGACACCATCACCACTTCTCAGCGAATCGATCTCGTGGCTTATACGCTGGAAGAACCGCCGTTTTTCCGGTCTGAATATATGGGAAGTTACATTCACGCGCAATCGCTGGTGAAAGATTCTGTAAACGTAAAAGGAATGATCTGCCTGGAAATGATCGGGTATTTTGCCGATGAGCGCAAAACGCAGGATTATCCGTTAGGGATTTTGAAGTTATTCTACGGCAGCCGGGGGAATTACATCACTTTGGTTAATCAATTCGGGCCGGGGAAATTTGCACGGAAATTCACCAAACGGTTCAAACACAAAAGCGCCGTGAAAGCAAAACAATTCAAAGGTCCGAAGTCATTACCCGGTATTGATTTTTCAGATCATCTCAATTACTGGCAAATCGGAATCAGTGCATTAATGATCACAGATACTGCATTTTACCGGAATAAAGAATACCATCAAAAAGGTGATACCATGGACCGGTTGGATTATGCTAGGATGGCACAGGTGATTGATGGAGTTTTTGTGGTGTTGACTGATAATTAA